In a genomic window of Pseudomonadota bacterium:
- the cobS gene encoding adenosylcobinamide-GDP ribazoletransferase yields the protein MPFDSEPEGKFERRVFFSARAWWQDIQSALRFLTRLPLPRAPEPAEPDFFDEAEDEDQEASAPKPLGRAVRAFPLIGALLGIAAGFAFAIATGVGLPALVAGVIAVALLALMTGALHEDGLADMADGFGGGQTVEKKLAIMRDSRIGAYGVIALVMVLAAKVGAVADLRDIGVVMSGLICAAAASRAAMPAMMRWLPAARSDGLGADAGRPSSEHVWTGITIAAILSVLLLTWSGLVALLIAALGVVAVGLLARRQIGGHSGDVLGGTQQISELLFLLALAAIR from the coding sequence ATGCCTTTCGATTCGGAGCCCGAAGGAAAATTTGAGCGCCGGGTATTTTTTTCCGCGCGCGCCTGGTGGCAGGATATTCAGAGCGCGCTGCGTTTCCTGACTCGCCTGCCGTTGCCGCGCGCGCCCGAGCCGGCCGAGCCGGATTTTTTCGACGAGGCCGAAGATGAAGATCAGGAGGCATCCGCGCCCAAGCCCTTGGGCCGCGCGGTTCGCGCCTTCCCGCTGATCGGCGCTCTGTTGGGCATCGCCGCCGGCTTTGCCTTTGCCATCGCCACCGGCGTTGGCCTGCCGGCCCTGGTCGCAGGTGTCATCGCTGTCGCGTTGTTGGCGCTGATGACCGGTGCCCTGCATGAAGATGGCCTCGCCGATATGGCGGACGGTTTCGGCGGCGGGCAGACGGTTGAAAAGAAACTTGCCATCATGCGCGACAGCCGTATCGGCGCGTATGGTGTGATCGCGCTGGTCATGGTGCTGGCGGCGAAGGTTGGCGCTGTTGCGGATTTGCGTGATATCGGCGTCGTCATGTCGGGGCTTATATGTGCCGCCGCCGCGTCGCGCGCGGCGATGCCGGCAATGATGCGCTGGCTGCCAGCGGCGCGTTCAGATGGCCTCGGCGCCGACGCCGGGCGTCCGTCCAGCGAACATGTGTGGACCGGCATCACCATCGCTGCCATTCTTTCGGTCCTCCTGCTCACCTGGTCGGGATTGGTGGCGCTTCTCATTGCGGCCCTCGGCGTCGTCGCCGTTGGGCTGTTGGCGCGCCGGCAGATCGGCGGGCATTCCGGCGATGTCCTCGGCGGCACGCAGCAAATTTCCGAACTCCTTTTTCTTCTCGCATTGGCGGCAATCAGATGA
- a CDS encoding cobalamin-binding protein has product MSPAELRIVTLLPSATEIVAALGLGAQLVGRSHECDWPPDVEELPVCTRPRLALDGSSAEIDRQVSEFLGRAASIYELDRDMLRALRPTHIVTQDQCEVCAVSLKDVEAALAEDIGSSVEIVSVNPLRLGEVWASIRQTGRAFGVDADAFCRTLTGRIARIAAVGMGVSATPPSVATIEWCDPLMAAGNWLPELVAIAGGNNLFGDAGKHSPRLEFDDLRAVEPDILIFMPCGYDLAKTAEEAEQLLQGPAWAALPAVRNGRAYAVDGNAYFNRPGPRLVESAEILAEIFHPESHEFGHEGTGWRRLGAGPQTDNRE; this is encoded by the coding sequence GTGAGCCCAGCCGAACTTCGCATCGTCACTCTGTTGCCGAGCGCGACAGAAATCGTCGCGGCCCTCGGCCTCGGCGCGCAACTGGTCGGGCGGTCGCACGAATGTGATTGGCCGCCCGATGTGGAGGAGCTGCCCGTCTGCACCCGACCGCGTCTGGCGTTGGACGGAAGTAGCGCTGAAATCGACCGCCAAGTTTCTGAATTTCTCGGCCGTGCGGCCAGCATTTACGAACTCGATAGAGACATGCTGCGCGCGCTGCGGCCAACCCATATCGTGACCCAGGATCAATGCGAAGTCTGCGCGGTTAGTCTTAAAGATGTCGAAGCGGCGCTTGCCGAGGATATCGGCAGCTCTGTCGAGATCGTCTCGGTCAATCCTCTCCGCCTTGGCGAGGTGTGGGCTAGCATCCGCCAAACCGGCCGCGCCTTTGGCGTGGATGCCGATGCGTTTTGCCGCACGCTAACCGGTCGCATCGCACGCATCGCGGCTGTGGGCATGGGCGTATCCGCCACGCCGCCATCTGTCGCCACCATCGAATGGTGCGATCCTCTTATGGCAGCGGGAAACTGGCTGCCCGAACTTGTCGCCATCGCCGGCGGTAACAATTTGTTCGGCGACGCCGGCAAACATTCGCCGCGGCTTGAATTCGACGATTTGCGCGCCGTCGAGCCCGATATCCTGATTTTCATGCCGTGCGGCTATGACTTGGCGAAAACCGCCGAAGAGGCCGAGCAGCTGTTGCAGGGACCCGCCTGGGCGGCGCTGCCCGCCGTTCGCAACGGTCGGGCCTATGCCGTCGACGGCAATGCCTATTTCAACCGCCCGGGACCAAGGCTCGTGGAATCGGCGGAAATACTGGCCGAGATATTTCATCCGGAAAGCCATGAGTTTGGCCATGAAGGCACGGGTTGGCGCCGCCTCGGCGCCGGCCCCCAAACCGACAACCGTGAATAG
- a CDS encoding ABC transporter permease yields the protein MSTLPRRPGAVRASAGRIGAMALRHLYLLRTSWPRLLELMYWPTVQMILWGLVSQFLLTNSSWVAQASGVLLAGVILWDVLFRGQLGLSLVFIEEMWSRNLGHLFSSPLRPWELIVALMMISLLRTLIGMGSAVGFAILLYHFSIFDLGLPLIAFFFNLIFMGWAVGLVVCGLVLRFGLGAESLAWFMIFAFAPVSCIYYPLEILPDWLKPVAEALPSALVFEGMRSVLFDGVFRYDLLWRAMALNALYMALGVAAFMAFLHSARKRGLLHQIGE from the coding sequence ATGAGCACGCTCCCGCGACGGCCCGGAGCCGTACGCGCTTCAGCCGGTAGAATCGGCGCCATGGCACTGCGCCATCTTTATCTCCTGAGAACCTCCTGGCCGCGGCTTTTGGAGCTGATGTACTGGCCGACCGTGCAAATGATCCTGTGGGGGCTGGTCTCGCAATTCCTGCTCACCAACAGCTCGTGGGTTGCTCAGGCAAGCGGCGTCCTGCTAGCCGGTGTCATATTGTGGGATGTCCTGTTCCGCGGCCAGCTCGGTCTCTCGCTGGTGTTCATCGAAGAAATGTGGTCGCGCAATCTCGGCCACCTATTCTCCAGCCCGCTTCGACCATGGGAATTGATCGTGGCGCTGATGATGATCAGTTTGCTGCGCACGCTGATCGGTATGGGAAGCGCGGTGGGTTTCGCCATTTTGCTCTATCATTTTTCGATCTTCGACCTCGGTCTGCCGCTCATCGCGTTCTTTTTTAATCTCATCTTCATGGGCTGGGCGGTTGGGCTCGTTGTATGTGGACTGGTACTGCGCTTTGGCCTCGGCGCCGAAAGCCTCGCCTGGTTCATGATCTTCGCCTTCGCGCCGGTGAGCTGCATTTACTATCCCCTGGAGATTCTGCCCGACTGGCTCAAACCTGTTGCCGAGGCGCTGCCTTCGGCGCTGGTGTTCGAGGGCATGCGCTCAGTGTTGTTTGACGGCGTGTTCCGTTACGATTTGTTGTGGCGTGCTATGGCCCTGAACGCGCTCTACATGGCGCTCGGTGTGGCCGCTTTCATGGCTTTTCTCCATTCGGCGCGAAAGCGCGGACTGTTGCACCAGATCGGTGAGTAG
- a CDS encoding histidine phosphatase family protein: MNALSDLPVTSWWWVRHAPVTTHHGRLYGSSDVPANTEDGEAFKGLAEQLPEGALWIASHLQRTHQTANAIVEAGHVADKPLIEEDLAEQSFGDWQGLSYAEVEAERAGADHPFWIAPADFAAPNGESFAGVMTRVSKTISRLSTHHVGRDIVAVAHGGSIRAALGHALGIAPNQALSFTIDNLSITRIDCFHGADGRQDWCVIGVNLPPSKSAPHGVVFPPRR; this comes from the coding sequence ATGAATGCATTGAGCGATCTTCCAGTCACAAGTTGGTGGTGGGTGCGCCACGCGCCGGTCACCACCCATCATGGCCGGCTCTACGGCTCGTCCGATGTGCCGGCTAACACCGAAGACGGCGAAGCCTTCAAAGGCTTGGCCGAGCAATTACCAGAAGGCGCGCTTTGGATAGCTAGCCATTTACAGCGCACCCACCAGACCGCGAACGCCATTGTTGAAGCCGGCCATGTGGCGGATAAGCCACTGATCGAGGAAGACCTGGCGGAGCAGAGTTTCGGCGATTGGCAGGGCTTGAGTTACGCTGAGGTCGAGGCTGAGCGGGCGGGGGCGGATCATCCCTTTTGGATCGCGCCGGCGGATTTCGCCGCGCCCAACGGCGAAAGTTTTGCCGGCGTCATGACGCGTGTGTCAAAAACGATCTCGCGCCTGAGCACACACCATGTCGGGCGTGATATCGTCGCCGTCGCGCATGGCGGCTCGATCCGGGCGGCGCTCGGCCACGCGCTCGGCATCGCACCGAATCAAGCGCTTTCCTTCACCATCGATAATCTTTCGATCACTCGAATCGACTGTTTCCACGGCGCTGACGGGCGTCAGGATTGGTGTGTGATCGGCGTCAATCTGCCGCCTAGTAAAAGCGCCCCGCATGGAGTAGTTTTCCCTCCAAGACGCTGA
- the cobU gene encoding bifunctional adenosylcobinamide kinase/adenosylcobinamide-phosphate guanylyltransferase: MMPLSTDTARTTLVIGGARSGKSRYAEELLAAHGGTRIYIATAEVGDAEMAARIAEHQARRGAAWQTIEQPLDLVAALELHCRPAGAVLVDCLTLWLSNLMAASRDIAAETSRLVRALPRLEGRAVLVSNEVGLGIVPEYPLGREFRDHAGRLNQAVAAAVDEAVFIAAGLPLRLKP, encoded by the coding sequence ATGATGCCGCTTTCGACGGACACGGCACGTACAACCTTGGTGATCGGCGGCGCGCGCTCAGGCAAGAGCCGCTATGCCGAAGAGCTGTTGGCTGCGCATGGCGGAACCCGCATATACATCGCTACGGCCGAGGTCGGTGACGCGGAAATGGCGGCGCGCATCGCTGAGCATCAGGCGCGCCGCGGCGCCGCCTGGCAAACCATCGAGCAACCGCTCGATCTGGTAGCCGCGCTGGAGCTTCATTGCCGCCCGGCCGGTGCTGTGCTGGTCGATTGCCTGACCCTGTGGCTGAGCAATTTAATGGCAGCGTCGCGCGATATCGCGGCGGAAACCAGCCGGCTTGTCCGCGCCTTGCCGCGCCTGGAGGGGCGCGCGGTACTGGTGTCGAATGAGGTCGGCCTTGGCATCGTTCCCGAATATCCCCTCGGCCGCGAATTTCGCGACCATGCCGGGCGCCTCAATCAGGCGGTGGCCGCCGCCGTCGACGAAGCGGTGTTCATCGCTGCCGGCCTGCCGCTTAGGCTAAAACCGTGA
- the cobT gene encoding nicotinate-nucleotide--dimethylbenzimidazole phosphoribosyltransferase → MNDAVKSGSELRRLIENAPPADQEALRAARAHQAVLTKPAGALGRLEEIAEWLAAWQGRHPPRAARVQIIVFAANHGIAARGVSAYPSTVTAQMVANFAAGGAAINQLSGWLGASLQVIPLALDTPTGDITREAAMDEDACLAAWCAGMTALDGEADLVCLGEMGIGNTTIAAALSAALFGGDGGDWAGRGTGIDDASLARKIAAIDDALSHHGAALADPLEALRRLGGREFAAIAGATLAARHARVPVLLDGFACSAAAATLYAVNPSALDHCLVAHNSVEPGHARLLKKIDQQPLLDFSLRLGEGSGAALAAGMVRAAAAIHTGMATFASAGVSGPAD, encoded by the coding sequence GTGAATGACGCTGTCAAATCCGGATCGGAGCTGCGCCGGCTCATAGAAAATGCGCCACCTGCCGACCAAGAGGCGTTGCGAGCGGCAAGGGCGCACCAGGCAGTGCTAACCAAGCCTGCCGGCGCGCTCGGCCGATTGGAGGAAATCGCCGAATGGCTTGCTGCCTGGCAGGGCCGCCACCCGCCTCGCGCCGCACGCGTTCAAATCATCGTCTTCGCCGCTAACCACGGTATTGCCGCGCGCGGTGTCTCAGCCTATCCGAGCACCGTGACGGCGCAGATGGTGGCTAATTTCGCCGCCGGCGGCGCCGCGATCAATCAGCTCAGCGGCTGGCTTGGCGCCTCTCTTCAAGTAATACCCCTGGCCCTTGACACACCGACTGGCGACATCACGCGAGAGGCCGCAATGGACGAAGACGCATGTCTGGCGGCGTGGTGCGCCGGCATGACGGCGCTCGACGGGGAGGCTGATCTGGTCTGCCTCGGCGAAATGGGGATAGGCAATACGACCATTGCCGCGGCCCTGTCGGCGGCTCTCTTCGGCGGTGATGGCGGCGATTGGGCCGGCCGAGGAACTGGAATCGACGACGCCAGTTTGGCCCGCAAGATCGCTGCTATTGATGATGCGCTGAGCCATCACGGCGCCGCCTTGGCCGATCCGCTAGAAGCGCTGCGGCGGCTTGGCGGACGCGAATTCGCAGCCATCGCCGGTGCCACTCTTGCCGCCCGCCACGCCCGGGTTCCGGTGCTGCTCGATGGCTTTGCCTGCAGCGCCGCCGCCGCCACGCTCTATGCTGTTAACCCGAGCGCGCTCGATCATTGCCTGGTCGCCCATAATTCGGTCGAGCCCGGCCACGCTCGTTTGCTCAAAAAAATTGACCAACAGCCGCTGCTCGATTTTTCCTTGCGCCTGGGAGAAGGTTCGGGGGCCGCCCTTGCGGCAGGGATGGTACGCGCGGCAGCGGCGATCCATACCGGCATGGCGACCTTCGCTAGCGCCGGTGTGAGCGGCCCGGCGGACTAG